Proteins from one Gossypium raimondii isolate GPD5lz chromosome 8, ASM2569854v1, whole genome shotgun sequence genomic window:
- the LOC105790113 gene encoding serine/threonine-protein kinase rio2, whose translation MKLDVDVLRYLSKDDFRVLTAVEMGMRNHEIVPSDLIGRIASLKHGGTYKVLKNLLKHKLVHHDSSKYDGFRLTYLGYDFLAIKTMVNRGVFTAVGRQIGVGKESDIFEVSNEDGTVMAMKLHRLGRTSFRAVKSKRDYLRHRSSFNWLYLSRLAALKEFAFMKALEEHGFPVPNAVDCNRHCVVMSLIQGYPLVQVKQLQNPETVFETIIGLVVRLAEHGLIHCDFNEFNIMIDDDEKVTMIDFPQMVSVSHRNAQMYFDRDIECIFKFFGKRFNLSFEECSDDIDDDESSRPSFSSITKTAGFLDKELAASGFTRKDEDDIQKFIEGDVEDDDVSDDEHDSELSQTNIKGFDSLHLDQEESTSRCNEEGQVVENLQSPEVGQSGDPESQNLSSNEGDENDDTELVKSLAKQRRRVMAAARKGHHKNSTSRNSYKDKGGKSSNNSKIQKQLASW comes from the exons ATGAAGTTGGATGTCGATGTTTTGAGATATCTCTCCAAAGATGATTTTAGGGTTCTAACTGCTGTCGAGATGGGCATGAGAAAT catGAAATCGTGCCCTCAGACCTCATCGGTCGTATTGCTTCCCTCaa GCATGGAGGCACTTATAAGGTCTTGAAGAACTTACTCAAGCATAAGCTAGTGCACCATGATTCTTCCAAAT ATGATGGCTTTCGTCTCACGTACCTTGGCTATGATTTCCTTGCCATTAAAACCATGGTCAACCGCGGAGTCTTTACTGCTGTTGGTCGTCAAATTGGGGTTGGCAAAGAGTCCG ATATCTTTGAGGTTTCCAATGAAGATGGTACTGTGATGGCAATGAAGTTGCATAGGCTCGGTAGAACGTCCTTTAGGGCTGTCAAATCTAAGCGTGATTACTTGAGACATCGTAGTAGTTTTAACTGGCTCTATTTGTCTCGGTTAGCTGCACTCAAGGAATTTGCGTTtatgaag GCTTTGGAAGAGCATGGTTTTCCCGTACCAAATGCTGTGGACTGTAATAGACATTGTGTTGTTATGTCACTTATCCAAGGTTATCCGCT TGTTCAGGTGAAACAGTTGCAAAATCCAGAGACAGTTTTTGAAACAATCATTGGCCTTGTTGTTCGTCTGGCAGAACATGGTCTCATTCATTGTGACTTCAATGAGTTTAACATAATG attgatgatgatgaaaagGTGACAATGATTGATTTTCCCCAAATGGTATCTGTTTCACACCGTAATGCGCAGAT GTACTTTGATCGTGATATAGAATgcatttttaagttttttggcAAGAG GTTCAACTTGTCCTTTGAAGAATGCTCTGAtgatattgatgatgatgaaagTAGCAGACCTTCCTTTTCTTCAATAACCAAAACTGCTGGTTTTCTTGACAAGGAGCTTGCTGCAAGTGGATTTACGAGAAAAGATGAGGATGACATTCAGAAA TTCATTGAAGGTGATGTCGAAGATGATGATGTTTCTGATGATGAACATGATTCTGAGTTAAGTCAAACAAATATAAAGGGCTTTGATTCATTGCACTTAGATCAG GAAGAGTCAACTTCAAGATGTAACGAGGAAGGTCAAGTAGTTGAAAACCTCCAAAGCCCTGAAGTAGGCCAGAGTGGTGATCCTGAAAGTCAAAACTTGAGCAGCAAtgag GGTGACGAAAATGATGACACTGAACTCGTGAAGAGCTTGGCGAAGCAGAGACGACGAGTGATGGCAGCAGCACGCAAAGGGCATCATAAGAATAGCACATCTAGAAATTCCTACAAAGACAAAGGGGGTAAATCttctaataattctaaaatCCAGAAACAACTGGCTAGTTGGTAA